The Brassica napus cultivar Da-Ae unplaced genomic scaffold, Da-Ae ScsIHWf_228;HRSCAF=393, whole genome shotgun sequence genome window below encodes:
- the LOC125600528 gene encoding probable arabinosyltransferase ARAD1 has product MARKSSVLQRAAIAVVSVIAIYAILNASVSRSLPSSSDLPRQLIREEREREAPSPIQPRVKVYMYDLPTRFTHGVIQQHSIVRSGGGGGLKKPTNDVTALKYPGHQHMHEWYLFSDLNRPEADRSGSPITRVLDPADADLFYVPVFSSLSLIVNAGRPVEPGSGYSDEKMQEGLIDWLERQVWWRRNGGRDHVIPAGDPNALYRILDRVKNAVLLVSDFGRLRPDQGSFVKDVVIPYSHRVNIFTGEIGVESRNTLLFFMGNRYRKDGGKVRDLLFQVLEKEGDVTIKHGTQSRENRRAATKGMHTSKFCLNPAGDTPSACRLFDSIVSLCVPVIVSDSIELPFEDVIDYRKFSIFVEANVALKPGFLVKMLRKIGRKKILEYQREMKTVRRYFDYGNPNGAVKEIWRQVSQKLPLIKLMSNRDKRLVLRNSTEPDCSCLCTNQTGVITSI; this is encoded by the exons ATGGCGCGCAAATCCTCCGTCCTCCAACGAGCAGCCATCGCCGTCGTCTCCGTAATCGCAATCTACGCCATCCTCAACGCCTCCGTCAGCCGCTCCCTCCCTTCCTCGTCCGATCTCCCGCGTCAGCTCATCCGCGAAGAGCGAGAACGAGAAGCTCCTTCTCCGATCCAGCCCAGAGTCAAGGTTTACATGTACGATCTCCCCACGAGATTCACCCACGGCGTAATCCAGCAGCACTCCATCGTCCgcagcggcggcggcggcgggcTCAAAAAGCCTACCAATGACGTCACCGCGCTCAAGTACCCGGGTCATCAGCACATGCACGAGTGGTACCTCTTCTCGGATCTAAACCGACCCGAGGCGGATCGATCCGGCTCTCCTATCACCCGCGTGTTGGATCCTGCGGATGCCGATCTCTTCTACGTCCCCGTGTTCTCTTCCTTGAGCTTAATCGTGAACGCGGGTCGCCCGGTTGAGCCCGGGTCGGGTTACAGCGACGAGAAGATGCAGGAGGGGTTGATTGATTGGCTCGAGCGTCAGGTGTGGTGGAGGAGAAACGGAGGGAGAGATCACGTGATTCCCGCTGGAGATCCGAACGCCTTGTATCGGATCTTGGACCGGGTCAAGAACGCGGTTCTTCTGGTTTCGGATTTCGGGCGGTTGAGGCCTGATCAAGGCTCGTTCGTTAAAGATGTGGTGATTCCTTACTCTCATAGGGTTAATATCTTCACTGGGGAGATAGGTGTTGAGTCTCGTAACACGTTGCTCTTCTTCATGGGCAATCGATATCGCAAAGAT GGTGGGAAGGTTCGTGATTTGCTGTTCCAAGTTCTTGAAAAGGAAGGAGACGTGACGATAAAGCATGGGACTCAATCTAGAGAGAACAGACGAGCTGCTACGAAAGGAATGCATACTTCTAAGTTCTGTCTAAACCCTGCTGGTGATACTCCATCCGCTTGCAGGCTGTTTGACTCTATTGTTAGCTTGTGTGTGCCTGTGATTGTTAGCGATAGCATCGAGTTGCCTTTTGAGGATGTTATAGATTATAGAAAGTTTTCGATTTTTGTTGAGGCCAATGTGGCACTGAAGCCTGGGTTTCTGGTTAAGATGCTGAGGAAGATTGGAAGGAAGAAGATCCTGGAGTAtcagagagagatgaagacg GTAAGACGGTATTTTGACTATGGGAACCCGAATGGAGCTGTGAAGGAGATCTGGCGTCAAGTCTCACAGAAGCTACCACTCATCAAGCTAATGAGTAACCGTGACAAACGTCTGGTTCTTAGAAACTCCACTGAGCCAGACTGCTCATGTCTGTGCACAAACCAAACTGGTGTCATCACTTCCATATAA